The following are encoded in a window of Clostridium thermarum genomic DNA:
- the pilM gene encoding pilus assembly protein PilM, which produces MSNEIISIDIGNKYTKVVVGNSKRVLFYDKALTPDGVFRDDYLQDINAASKLIKSMLLKRRVGTKNVCFVIHGRDIVVRHIEIPLMSMDKVGKAVVWEITQYLPELESDYYIDYQILNRLVAKKDNVYKVMVVAIPKPRADRYIQLANLMGLKVKCVDIAANSISRVFSGIYNYNKNLESIGILDIGAKKTSMSILDKGNLFIEREISMGINQMAEDFGANFTYEKEKFHEYFTTKFNFANVESDESAQGRIKVMFDNIMEIFNKIITFYRSGNYEKKLDVIYLIGAGCEVYGIEKYIKEYTGSEVKALSSIQDLHLKIQVPYGFDARFYSSCLGMLLRDATYGLNLLPDNMKKAKAYLQTTKKITMAAVLTGILVAGVTIALITYSGMLKRENDNLATVIASKSQVQKKNHELKTEKSKYESYLSKVEALTSNKIIASEKVIGLKNAIPNDVTFKAVTYIANNYTIAAETQNYNSISALAAKLQMSEEYANARIRDVNAEGGTYTFTIVIRGE; this is translated from the coding sequence ATGAGTAATGAAATTATCTCAATAGACATTGGAAATAAGTATACAAAGGTTGTTGTAGGTAACAGTAAAAGGGTTTTGTTTTATGATAAGGCTTTAACACCTGATGGTGTGTTCCGTGATGATTATTTACAAGATATTAATGCAGCCAGTAAACTTATAAAATCAATGTTATTGAAAAGACGTGTTGGTACCAAAAACGTTTGTTTTGTTATTCATGGAAGAGATATTGTTGTAAGACATATTGAGATACCTTTAATGAGCATGGACAAGGTTGGAAAAGCAGTTGTTTGGGAAATAACCCAGTACTTGCCTGAATTGGAATCTGACTACTATATAGATTATCAGATTTTAAATCGTTTGGTTGCAAAAAAAGATAATGTATATAAGGTTATGGTGGTAGCAATACCAAAACCTAGAGCAGATAGATATATTCAACTTGCTAATCTTATGGGATTAAAAGTTAAATGTGTTGATATCGCTGCAAATTCTATATCAAGAGTTTTTTCTGGGATATATAATTATAATAAAAACTTGGAGAGCATAGGAATATTAGATATAGGCGCAAAGAAAACCAGTATGAGTATTTTGGATAAGGGAAACCTTTTTATAGAGAGAGAGATTAGCATGGGTATAAACCAGATGGCTGAAGACTTTGGTGCTAACTTTACTTATGAAAAGGAGAAGTTTCATGAGTACTTTACGACTAAGTTTAATTTTGCAAATGTGGAGTCTGATGAAAGTGCTCAAGGCAGAATAAAAGTTATGTTTGATAACATAATGGAAATATTCAACAAAATAATCACATTTTATCGATCTGGAAATTATGAAAAGAAATTGGATGTTATTTATTTAATAGGAGCAGGTTGTGAGGTTTATGGCATTGAAAAATACATAAAAGAGTATACGGGCTCTGAGGTAAAGGCGTTAAGCAGTATCCAAGATTTACACTTAAAAATTCAGGTGCCTTACGGCTTTGATGCAAGATTTTATAGTAGCTGTCTTGGCATGTTGCTGAGAGATGCAACCTATGGGTTAAATCTTTTACCTGATAATATGAAGAAAGCCAAAGCATACTTACAGACAACTAAAAAGATAACTATGGCTGCGGTTCTTACAGGAATATTAGTTGCAGGTGTCACTATAGCATTAATTACTTACAGTGGTATGCTTAAAAGAGAAAATGATAATTTGGCTACAGTAATAGCTTCTAAATCACAGGTTCAAAAGAAAAATCATGAATTAAAAACTGAAAAAAGTAAATATGAAAGTTATTTGAGTAAGGTAGAAGCTCTTACAAGCAATAAAATTATAGCCTCTGAGAAAGTTATTGGGCTAAAAAATGCTATACCCAATGATGTTACATTTAAAGCTGTTACATATATAGCTAATAACTACACTATAGCAGCAGAAACCCAGAACTATAATTCAATTTCTGCACTGGCTGCAAAGTTACAGATGTCTGAAGAATATGCTAATGCCAGAATAAGAGATGTTAATGCAGAGGGCGGAACTTATACCTTTACAATAGTAATCAGAGGTGAATAA
- a CDS encoding type II secretion system protein, with protein sequence MNTKGFTLIELISVIAILAILGAVLAPRIPGYQARAKRSRFQHSARNILHAVQAYNSDKPERVSLNVVSTEKVIDSDKVSDIMSLAVNAESSVAIIKEQGETYDKLKDLTLGQLIGVANSNFSLDSDESIDESTIVEGSINDY encoded by the coding sequence ATGAATACAAAAGGTTTCACACTAATTGAGCTCATATCAGTAATTGCAATATTGGCTATACTAGGTGCAGTACTTGCACCAAGAATACCGGGATATCAGGCTAGGGCAAAACGGAGCCGTTTTCAACATAGTGCAAGAAATATTCTTCATGCTGTTCAGGCTTATAACTCTGACAAGCCTGAAAGAGTTTCTTTAAATGTTGTAAGTACGGAGAAAGTAATAGATAGTGATAAAGTATCAGATATCATGTCTTTAGCTGTAAATGCTGAGTCAAGTGTAGCTATAATTAAAGAACAAGGGGAGACCTATGATAAGTTAAAAGATTTGACATTAGGCCAGCTAATTGGTGTTGCCAATTCAAATTTTTCTTTAGATTCTGACGAAAGTATTGATGAAAGTACCATTGTGGAAGGAAGTATTAATGACTATTAG
- a CDS encoding type II secretion system protein, whose translation MKNSKKKGFTLIELIAVIAILAILGAVLVPRIGGYQTKARRSNFQSSAKTIVHAIQAYNADKATDKKIKNGEKVETAVDTVNSEDLSNPVIKKSGEAYTALSNLTVGELVGVANGDFTLSGSTITVTTTGTIED comes from the coding sequence ATGAAAAACTCAAAAAAGAAAGGTTTCACACTCATTGAACTTATTGCAGTTATAGCTATCCTGGCTATACTAGGTGCAGTACTTGTGCCAAGAATTGGAGGTTATCAAACTAAAGCTAGAAGATCTAATTTCCAGTCAAGTGCTAAAACTATAGTTCATGCTATTCAGGCTTATAATGCTGACAAAGCAACAGATAAAAAAATAAAGAATGGTGAGAAAGTAGAAACAGCAGTTGATACAGTTAATAGCGAAGATTTATCTAATCCGGTTATAAAGAAAAGCGGTGAAGCTTATACGGCATTATCAAATCTTACTGTTGGAGAACTTGTTGGAGTTGCAAATGGTGATTTTACTCTTTCTGGAAGCACAATTACTGTTACAACAACCGGTACTATAGAAGACTAA